The following coding sequences are from one Oncorhynchus kisutch isolate 150728-3 linkage group LG23, Okis_V2, whole genome shotgun sequence window:
- the surf2 gene encoding surfeit locus protein 2, with product MEDLPADIKAFLLNHPFFELTDDGKKIKCVLNGHDCPCKLTELQNFTKGKKYQKMCSNAEFKYSQYEPHVVPSSKQPNHLFCKLTLRHINRLPHHVLQHVNGKRFQKAKKKYEECVQQGVEYIPASLRQKKPRDGEKDWDRGRNFQRGNGAWAPDSSDDGGSDSEDSMSDLYPSTLFSLKKETDGMEEEKDAFKTDDDDDEEMEIDKQAPQKRKKVQDGGFQKKFKNHNCKRKGFKDHVKNIK from the exons ATGGAGGACCTACCTGCAGATATCAAAGCTTTCCTTCTGAATCACCCATTTTTTGAACTTACGGACGACGGCAAAAAG ATCAAATGCGTACTCAATGGACATGATTGTCCTTGCAAACTCACAGAGCTCCAGAACTTCACCAAAGGGAAGAAATATCAGAAAATGTGTTCTAATGCAGAGTTCAAATATAGTCAATATGAACCACATGTTGTGCCCAGCTCGAAGCAACC CAATCATCTCTTCTGCAAGTTGACGCTCAGACACATCAATCGCCTGCCACACCATGTCTTACAGCATGTCAATGGGAAGCGGTTCCAAAAAGCGAAGAAGAAAT ATGAAGAGTGTGTGCAACAGGGTGTGGAGTACATACCAGCCAGCCTCAGACAGAAGAAgcccagagatggagagaaagattgGGACAGGGGGCGCAACTTCCAGCGGGGGAATGGAGCGTGGGCTCCTGACTCCAGCGATGATGGAGGCAGTGACTCCGAGGACAGCATGAGTGACCTGTACCCCT CCACTTTATTCTCTCTGAAAAAGGAGACAGATGGTATGGAGGAGGAAAAAGATGCCTTTAaaacagatgatgatgatgatgaggagatggAGATTGATAAACAGGCGCCACAGAAACGCAAGAAG GTTCAGGATGGGGGTTTCCAGAAGAAATTCAAGAATCATAACTGTAAAAGAAAAGGTTTTAAAGACCAtgttaaaaatataaaataa